One window of the Candidatus Poribacteria bacterium genome contains the following:
- a CDS encoding HEAT repeat domain-containing protein: MKEKGLSSKEVERLSAILRNEAASTRERLLAIRALSTIDSPHVLANILLVASSQNKRLAQEGAELIRKLDQASLFKLLDHMLLNREEIGYFGQKMFEVLYKLREQDVLKYIVINAIKNGEEWGEKRRTLSQWMRNLGLIEKYVDLLGELPVELAKSLGKILKKVDDRVVLDIARSAKGIKGINKEKSVKLLDVLYDVADNEGIAPILVNLLSSDDQRIRSKTALILGKLSDNLHFFHNALKDPDPRVRANAVEGLWGLDNPKARDIYLEALGDENNRVRANAAKGLYEMGDPRGLQVLKEMIDDHDGMMRASSAWVLGEMGDTSMIGKLESMAAGDPAEIARRNAIRAIEKILTKKVVPTLRDLIRFMNKIDPDAVSNPLRFFRRIAALRSIRSEMLVEVLSAAPPVDSPIVRRKLIESIAGGLEDMADDGLLLLALMSAIRFDKMSFWSRIIEGIQAMIQRPEDRLTILSGGVETMPDMLLATLKEGMPSTAAPIAEILRWEDEAIIERLKPLLDDSNPLVRSLAAETIGLLGRFETLDRLEEMARSDPDPSVREKALKAIERLKTTAEITSTLPDELHMRILHLSLENLPEISISVSLMDGNSNSIDTLREEEIHLFENGRPIDCRFERLGEEMPVYVVILMDYSLSMSDEDIYRMEEAVSEFISSVKGEDRIAILKFASEIYVPQPLNKVDRLRHDPIRGGFKGDRDGTMLYDALDRAISILNELEGIKLAIVLTDGEDSGSTKTAKDVIHNALKNGISIHAIALGDEVDEGTLRNLAISTGGALYATGDPGELGKIYREISSSLQSHYRLSYRSWAWDNEVQNAFLIIRADLGPLTPEAWTKVILRNG, from the coding sequence ATGAAGGAGAAGGGTTTAAGCTCGAAGGAGGTCGAAAGGCTATCGGCTATCCTGAGAAATGAAGCGGCCAGCACTCGGGAGAGGCTCCTGGCAATCAGAGCCCTCTCGACGATCGACTCGCCGCACGTATTAGCCAATATATTGTTGGTTGCCAGCTCACAGAATAAAAGGCTAGCTCAGGAAGGAGCTGAGTTGATAAGGAAGCTCGATCAAGCCTCCCTCTTCAAGCTTCTGGATCATATGCTGCTCAATAGGGAGGAGATCGGCTACTTCGGTCAGAAGATGTTTGAGGTTCTCTACAAGCTGAGGGAACAGGATGTGCTCAAATATATAGTGATAAACGCCATCAAAAACGGGGAGGAGTGGGGGGAGAAAAGGCGGACCTTAAGCCAGTGGATGAGAAATTTGGGGCTGATAGAAAAATACGTGGATCTTCTAGGCGAGCTTCCGGTTGAATTGGCCAAATCATTGGGAAAGATCCTCAAGAAGGTTGATGACAGGGTGGTGCTTGATATAGCCCGATCGGCGAAAGGTATAAAGGGTATAAACAAAGAGAAGAGCGTTAAACTCCTCGATGTCCTTTATGATGTGGCGGATAACGAGGGAATAGCTCCGATATTGGTCAATCTGCTCTCGAGCGACGATCAGAGAATAAGATCCAAAACGGCGCTTATACTGGGTAAGCTTTCGGATAACCTCCATTTCTTCCATAACGCCCTTAAAGATCCAGATCCGCGCGTCAGAGCCAATGCGGTGGAAGGACTATGGGGGCTTGATAACCCAAAGGCGAGGGATATATATCTAGAGGCTCTCGGCGATGAGAACAACCGCGTTAGAGCTAATGCGGCCAAAGGACTCTACGAGATGGGTGATCCTAGGGGACTTCAGGTGTTGAAAGAGATGATTGATGATCATGATGGGATGATGCGCGCCAGTTCCGCCTGGGTGTTGGGCGAGATGGGAGATACCAGTATGATAGGGAAGCTCGAAAGTATGGCTGCCGGAGATCCAGCTGAGATAGCCCGCCGCAATGCCATCAGGGCGATCGAGAAGATACTCACCAAAAAGGTTGTTCCCACCCTGCGGGATCTCATCCGCTTTATGAACAAGATCGATCCGGATGCGGTTTCAAACCCTCTGAGGTTTTTCAGAAGAATTGCTGCCCTGAGATCGATAAGATCTGAGATGCTTGTTGAGGTGCTCAGCGCTGCTCCGCCGGTCGATTCCCCGATCGTAAGGCGCAAGCTGATAGAATCCATAGCCGGCGGTCTTGAGGATATGGCGGATGACGGTTTGCTTCTACTCGCCTTGATGTCGGCGATCCGATTTGACAAGATGTCGTTCTGGAGCAGGATCATAGAGGGTATCCAGGCGATGATACAGAGGCCGGAGGATAGATTGACGATCCTCAGCGGAGGGGTGGAAACGATGCCGGATATGCTCCTGGCGACCCTCAAAGAGGGCATGCCCTCAACTGCCGCTCCCATAGCCGAGATCCTAAGATGGGAAGATGAGGCGATAATCGAAAGACTGAAACCTCTGCTTGATGATTCGAACCCTCTCGTTAGATCGCTGGCAGCGGAGACGATCGGCCTCCTCGGAAGATTTGAAACGCTCGATCGGCTGGAGGAGATGGCTCGATCCGATCCTGATCCTTCTGTCAGGGAAAAAGCTCTGAAGGCAATTGAAAGGCTGAAAACAACGGCCGAAATCACCTCTACCCTTCCCGATGAACTGCATATGAGGATCCTCCATCTTTCGTTGGAAAACCTTCCGGAGATCTCAATCTCAGTGTCTCTCATGGATGGTAACTCGAACTCTATAGATACCTTGAGGGAAGAGGAGATCCACCTCTTCGAAAACGGCAGGCCGATAGACTGCAGATTCGAGCGACTTGGAGAGGAAATGCCGGTTTATGTTGTGATACTGATGGACTACAGCTTGAGCATGTCGGACGAAGATATATACAGGATGGAAGAGGCTGTCTCAGAGTTTATTTCCTCAGTGAAAGGTGAGGATCGAATAGCGATCCTGAAGTTCGCCTCAGAGATATACGTCCCACAGCCGCTGAACAAGGTGGATCGCCTGCGTCATGACCCTATCAGAGGAGGATTTAAGGGGGACAGAGACGGAACCATGCTATATGATGCCTTGGATAGGGCGATCTCTATCCTCAACGAGCTGGAGGGGATAAAGCTGGCCATAGTGCTGACCGACGGGGAGGACAGCGGAAGTACCAAGACGGCCAAAGACGTCATCCATAACGCTCTTAAAAACGGGATAAGCATCCACGCCATAGCTCTGGGAGATGAGGTCGACGAGGGAACACTCAGAAACCTGGCCATATCGACCGGTGGCGCCCTATATGCCACCGGCGATCCCGGTGAGCTTGGAAAGATCTACCGGGAGATCTCATCCTCACTGCAGTCCCATTACAGATTGAGCTATAGGTCTTGGGCCTGGGATAATGAAGTCCAAAACGCATTTTTAATCATCAGAGCTGATCTCGGCCCGTTAACCCCTGAAGCTTGGACAAAGGTGATACTGAGAAATGGCTGA
- the flhB gene encoding flagellar biosynthesis protein FlhB yields the protein MAEDQEKTEQPSQRRQEKAREKGEVPRSRELNTAIVLLIGLLALRFLAPRISLGIEDTFRAMWNSELWKTDGISYDVLPMAIVRMLWIVLPIMLILACVGFMVGFAQVGGVFSIQAITPDLSRISPGKGVSRIFSKMGAMEMVKSLIKISAIGYIGYTTIRGQMDKLPLLTSENAAGIAAYAMKAIFDLGMKVVVLMLFVAAMDYGFQRWQHIQNLKMTRRELKEELKETEGDPIIRSILRERGMEIARRRMMQEVPKADVVVTNPQHIAVALKYDKKIAPSPLVVAKGADLLAQRIKEIAREHKVPIFENPPLARALYETVDIGEMIPEELYFAVAQILAQVYRMRGVAV from the coding sequence ATGGCTGAAGATCAGGAGAAAACCGAACAGCCAAGTCAACGAAGACAGGAGAAGGCACGGGAAAAAGGGGAGGTTCCCAGAAGTCGCGAGCTGAATACGGCTATTGTGCTCCTGATAGGCCTTCTCGCTCTCAGATTCCTCGCGCCGAGAATATCGCTCGGTATCGAGGATACCTTCAGAGCCATGTGGAACTCTGAACTCTGGAAGACAGATGGAATTTCGTATGACGTTCTCCCAATGGCGATAGTCAGAATGTTGTGGATCGTGCTGCCGATAATGTTGATCCTGGCCTGTGTTGGATTCATGGTCGGATTCGCTCAGGTTGGAGGAGTCTTCTCAATCCAGGCGATCACCCCCGATCTAAGCAGGATAAGCCCGGGCAAGGGGGTATCGAGGATCTTCTCCAAGATGGGAGCTATGGAGATGGTCAAATCGCTGATAAAGATCAGCGCTATCGGATATATAGGATATACGACCATCAGGGGTCAGATGGATAAGCTGCCCTTATTAACATCGGAGAATGCCGCGGGGATCGCCGCATATGCTATGAAGGCGATCTTCGATCTGGGAATGAAGGTCGTCGTGCTGATGCTGTTCGTGGCGGCGATGGACTACGGATTCCAGAGATGGCAACATATACAGAACCTCAAAATGACCCGTAGAGAGCTAAAGGAGGAGCTGAAGGAGACGGAGGGCGATCCGATAATCAGATCGATACTCAGGGAAAGAGGAATGGAGATCGCCAGAAGGAGGATGATGCAGGAGGTTCCCAAGGCGGATGTCGTCGTCACAAACCCACAGCATATAGCCGTAGCTTTGAAATACGACAAGAAGATCGCCCCCAGCCCTCTCGTCGTGGCCAAAGGAGCGGATCTGCTGGCGCAGAGGATAAAGGAGATCGCCAGGGAACATAAAGTGCCTATCTTCGAGAATCCACCCCTGGCGAGGGCTCTGTATGAAACGGTCGATATCGGGGAGATGATACCGGAGGAGCTTTATTTCGCTGTGGCGCAGATACTGGCTCAGGTTTATAGGATGAGAGGTGTTGCGGTATGA